The proteins below come from a single Drosophila kikkawai strain 14028-0561.14 chromosome 3R, DkikHiC1v2, whole genome shotgun sequence genomic window:
- the LOC121503261 gene encoding uncharacterized protein — protein MYDGVLRLPLPPGCEVVGFADDNALVTVEKHLTEGVLISIRKIVEKVSFRVGSTIIESTPVIKYLGVMNDHRLNFKTHLENAAAKASKPTAAISRMMANNRGPKQHSKRLIATVVTSTILYAAPIWAEAMQR, from the coding sequence ATGTACGACGGGGTTCTCAGACTGCCATTACCCCCTGGCTGCGAGGTAGTGGGGTTCGCTGATGACAATGCActggtcacggtggagaagcacctTACCGAAGGAGTGCTCATAAGCATCAGAAAAATAGTAGAGAAGGTGAGCTTCAGGGTCGGCTCGACTATCATCGAGTCCACCCCGGTGATCAAGTACCTGGGAGTCATGAACGACCACAGGCTGAACTTCAAGACCCACCTGGAAAacgcagcggccaaggcatCCAAACCTACTGCTGCCATctcgaggatgatggccaacaacCGTGGCCCCAAGCAGCATAGCAAGCGACTGATAGCGACAGTGGTGACCTCGACCATCCTGTATGCCGCGCCAATATGGGCTGAAGCCATGCAGAGATAG